A part of Loxodonta africana isolate mLoxAfr1 chromosome 11, mLoxAfr1.hap2, whole genome shotgun sequence genomic DNA contains:
- the SCN1B gene encoding sodium channel subunit beta-1 isoform X2, with amino-acid sequence MGTLLAFVVGAALVSSAWGGCVEVDSETEAVYGMTFKILCISCKRRSETNAETFTEWTFRQKGTEEFVKILRYENEVLQLEEDERFEGRVVWNGSRGTKDLQDLSIFITNVTYNHSGDYECHVYRLLFFENYEHNTSVVKKIHLEVVDKGLLERQHDHPHLQTRPREVELLARAHTAVLWHTQVVVPPKPGPPPAP; translated from the exons ATGGGGACGCTGCTGGCCTTCGTGGTCGGCGCAGCGCTGG TGTCTTCAGCCTGGGGAGGCTGCGTGGAGGTAGACTCAGAGACTGAGGCTGTGTACGGGATGACCTTCAAAATTCTCTGTATCTCCTGCAAGCGGCGCAGCGAGACCAACGCCGAGACCTTCACCGAGTGGACCTTCCGCCAGAAGGGCACTGAGGAGTTTGTCAAG ATCCTGCGCTACGAGAACGAGGTCCTGCAGCTGGAGGAGGACGAACGCTTTGAGGGCCGCGTGGTATGGAATGGCAGCCGGGGCACCAAGGACCTGCAGGACCTGTCCATCTTCATCACCAACGTCACCTACAACCACTCGGGCGACTATGAGTGCCACGTCTACCGCCTGCTCTTCTTTGAGAACTACGAGCACAACACCAGCGTCGTCAAAAAGATCCACCTCGAGGTGGTGGACAAAG GCCTTCTAGAGAGGCAGCATGATCATCCCCATTTGCAGAccaggcccagagaggttgagCTACTTGCCCGAGCTCACACAGCAGTCTTGTGGCACACTCAGGTGGTTGTGCCTCCTAAGCCTGGGCCTCCGCCAGCGCCTTAA
- the SCN1B gene encoding sodium channel subunit beta-1 isoform X1 yields MGTLLAFVVGAALVSSAWGGCVEVDSETEAVYGMTFKILCISCKRRSETNAETFTEWTFRQKGTEEFVKILRYENEVLQLEEDERFEGRVVWNGSRGTKDLQDLSIFITNVTYNHSGDYECHVYRLLFFENYEHNTSVVKKIHLEVVDKANRDMASIVSEIMMYVLIVVLTIWLVAEMVYCYKKIAAATEAAAQENASEYLAITSESKENCTGVQVAE; encoded by the exons ATGGGGACGCTGCTGGCCTTCGTGGTCGGCGCAGCGCTGG TGTCTTCAGCCTGGGGAGGCTGCGTGGAGGTAGACTCAGAGACTGAGGCTGTGTACGGGATGACCTTCAAAATTCTCTGTATCTCCTGCAAGCGGCGCAGCGAGACCAACGCCGAGACCTTCACCGAGTGGACCTTCCGCCAGAAGGGCACTGAGGAGTTTGTCAAG ATCCTGCGCTACGAGAACGAGGTCCTGCAGCTGGAGGAGGACGAACGCTTTGAGGGCCGCGTGGTATGGAATGGCAGCCGGGGCACCAAGGACCTGCAGGACCTGTCCATCTTCATCACCAACGTCACCTACAACCACTCGGGCGACTATGAGTGCCACGTCTACCGCCTGCTCTTCTTTGAGAACTACGAGCACAACACCAGCGTCGTCAAAAAGATCCACCTCGAGGTGGTGGACAAAG CCAACAGAGACATGGCGTCCATTGTGTCCGAGATCATGATGTACGTGCTCATTGTGGTGTTGACCATATGGCTCGTGGCAGAGATGGTTTACTGCTACAAGAAGATCGCTGCTGCCACGGAGGCCGCTGCGCAGGAGAATGC CTCGGAATACCTGGCCATCACCTCAGAGAGCAAAGAGAACTGTACGGGCGTCCAGGTGGCCGAATAG